A single region of the Kwoniella botswanensis chromosome 1, complete sequence genome encodes:
- a CDS encoding nascent polypeptide-associated complex subunit beta, with protein MDKEKLAKLQAQVRIGGKGTPRRKQVKKSVTASQGDDRKLQAALKKLGVQPITGVEEVNMFKEDGNVLHFGAPRVHAALPSNTLAVYGPGQTKELTELVPGILNQLGPDSLANLRRLAESYQSMTARQAAAAAAAGGAGAEGKAEGEGDDEIPDLVENFDEAEGDKEAKKETDLEELE; from the exons atgGATAAGGAAAAGTTGGCCAAGCTCCAAGCTCAAGTCAGAATCG GTGGTAAGGGTACACCCCGACGAAAGCAAGTCAAGAAGTCCGTGACCGCTTCTCAAGGTGATGACCGAAAGCTCCAAGCTGCCCTCAAGAAGCTTGGCGTTCAACCTATCACAGGTGTAGAGGAAGTTAACATGTTCAAGGAGGATGGTAATGTCTTGCATTTCGGTGCTcctcgag TCCATGCCGCTCTCCCCTCCAACACCCTCGCAGTCTACGGTCCTGGTCAAACCAAGGAACTCACCGAACTCGTCCCTGGAATCCTCAACCAGCTCGGACCTGATTCCTTGGCCAACTTGCGACGATTAGCCGAATCTTACCAATCTATGACTGCTCGACaagctgccgctgccgcCGCTGCTGGAGGTGCAGGCGCAGAGGGTAaagcagaaggtgaaggtgatgatgagatcccTGATTTGGTTGAGAACTTCGATGAGGCTGAGGGTGATAAGGAGGCTAAGAAGGAAACTGATCTTGAAGAGTTGGAATAG